The proteins below are encoded in one region of Tomitella fengzijianii:
- a CDS encoding YchJ family protein, with amino-acid sequence MDDQSPLDASAPCPCGFGPAYGECCGRFLGAAGGEPTAAPTAEKLMRSRYTAFVAGDAGHLLRTWHPDTRPRSLTLDPEVQWTRLTVLATTGGGLLEQTGTVEFVAQYRTRGPDGSLQRGRQHEHSRFVRVGGEWVYLDAEPSAS; translated from the coding sequence GTGGATGATCAGAGCCCCCTCGACGCAAGTGCGCCCTGCCCCTGCGGATTCGGCCCCGCCTACGGCGAGTGCTGCGGCCGGTTCCTCGGTGCCGCCGGGGGCGAGCCCACCGCCGCGCCCACCGCCGAGAAGCTCATGCGCTCGCGGTACACGGCGTTCGTCGCCGGCGACGCCGGTCACCTGCTGCGCACCTGGCATCCGGACACCCGGCCGCGGTCCCTCACGCTCGATCCGGAGGTGCAGTGGACGCGGCTGACCGTGCTCGCCACCACCGGGGGCGGGCTGCTGGAACAGACGGGCACCGTGGAGTTCGTGGCGCAGTACCGGACCCGCGGGCCCGACGGATCCCTCCAGCGTGGCCGGCAGCATGAGCACAGCCGGTTCGTCCGCGTCGGCGGGGAGTGGGTGTACCTCGACGCCGAGCCGAGCGCCTCCTGA